From Salvelinus sp. IW2-2015 unplaced genomic scaffold, ASM291031v2 Un_scaffold4804, whole genome shotgun sequence:
AGAAGTCTGGAGGAACACACCAGTATTCACACAGGTACAATACAACATTATCCTCAGACACCAGTATTCACACAGGTACAATACAAACATTATCCTCAGACACCAGTATTCACACAGGTACAATACAACATTATCCTCAGACACCATAATTCACACAGGCACGATACAAATTATCCTCAGACACCAGTTTCAACGGTACATACACATTATCTCAGACACCAGTATTCACACAGGAACAATACAACATTATCCTTCAGACACGTATTCACAGGGCAATCCACTTATCCTCAGACACCAGTATTCACACAGGCAATACAACATTATCCTCAGACACCAGTATTCACACAAGACAATACAACATTATCCTCAGACACCAGTATTCACACAGGTACAATACAACATTATCTCAGACACCAGTATTCACACGGCACAATACAACATTATCCTCAGACACCAGTATTCACACAGGCAACAATACAAACATTATCCTCAGACACCAGTATTCACACGGGCACAAATACAACATTATCCTCAGACACCAGTATTCACACAGGTACAATACAACATTATCCTCAGACACACACGTAATCACACGGGTACATATACAACATTATCCTCAGACACAAGTATTACACAGGGCACAATTACAACACTTATAGTCCTCAAGACACCAGTATTCCACAGGCACAATACAACATTACTCAGACACCAGTATTCCACACAGGAAATACAACATTATCCTCAGACACCAGTATTCACACAGGCACAATACAACATTATCCTTCAGACACCAGTATTCACACCAGGCACAATACAACATTATCTCAGACACCCAGTATTCACACAGGGCACAATACAACATTATCCTCAACACCCAGTATTCACACAGGCTACAATACAACATTACCTCAGACACCAGTATTCACACGGGTACAAATCAACATTATCTCAGACAACCAGTAATTCACACGGgtacaatacactacaatacaaCATTATCCTCAGACACCAGTATTCACACAGGTCTGTCTATACATTACACTTTATCTTAGACACATCCCTCGTCACACTTCTGAGCCAAGTGGAGCTGATCAATTCTGAGCTACCAAAACGGCCTGGCAAGGCATCCACCATGGTTGTTAGAAAGGACAGTGTTTGGTGTTTTGgtagaaaacgctgtctcaggcacctcTCCAGAATCTACTGTAGGTGttattgggttgagatctggtgactgagatacacacacaccctttgaCCCCTCCCTATGCTTCTTTCAGACCCCTCTTTCAGAGTCACCgagatctcttcttctactcATGGTAGcctaaataatgggcaactgggcatttttatacatgaccctaagcatgatgggatgcttAATTAACAAAGAAACCACACCTGttgaaagcacctgctttcaatatacttttgtatccctcatttactcaagtggttccttttattttggcagttacctgtagtttgATTCAGAATATTATGGTCAAATCTGTGTTAAATATTTTCCAGTTGAATCTAGGTATCTCTGGTAATATAATATCTCTGTTAAATAACTTCCAGGTGAATCTAGGTATCTCTGGTAATATAATATCTCTGTTAAATATCTTCCAGGTGAATCTAGGTATCTCTGGTAATATAATATCTCTGTTAAATATCTTCCAGGTGAATCTAAGTATCTCTGGTAAATGTCTTCCAGGTGAATCTAAGTATCTCTGTACCCAGTGTGGGAGGTCGTTCCACCGAGCGTCCGGGTTGAGTAAACACTTAAAGAGACACCAGCCCAGACCGGACGTACGAGGGTTCCCCTGTAGTCAGTAAGGACCTGCTTCTCTCATTAACACTCTCTGATTCTGTAGCTGTgtgtgcagtgtttcccctatattcatttatttaaaaaatgtaaatatttaaaatatttttaaggATGGTAAAACGTTTTCAGTTTAAACTTAAACTAGATATCAAATATGTAGAAAAGATCATGgagatttatatatttttaaatagatAATGTTTGAGAACTAAAAACCAcctaaataaaaactagacattCGGGGAGAATCTAAAATTCCCAAAATGTCAAGGAATGTGGCCACCATTTTGAttttataatgtttgagtcactcagatagcataagccatgacaaaatgtgtagaattgcaggaaatgaggtattaaacagcaacattttgtctCTGTGGCCAAGAGGGCCTCTAAAATGTAGGTTGGCGACAACGCCATTGTCCACGCCCCGTAAACCACTGCCCCCTCCCACGCTAActttgccaccgctgctgaaaaaagtcctaggggaaacactgtgcgtttgtgtgatattgtgtgtgtgatgatgtgccCGTCCTGACTGTGCAGTGTCTCTTTATgcagtttatgtgtgtgtgtgtttgtcatgcaTTCGTGCACATGCTCTGTTCTACCCATCATGTCTGTATCCCTCCGCCAGCTGTGATAAGAGTTTCAGTATGTGATGTAGTGCCTGTCCTGACTGGTCTGTATCCCTCCGCCAGCTGTGATAAGAGTTTCAGTATGTGATGTAGTGCCTGTCCTGACTGGTCTGTATCCTCCAGCTGTGATAAGAGTTTCAGTAGTGATGTAGTGCCTGTCCTGACTGGTCTGTATCCCTCCGCCAGCTGTGATGAGAGTTTCAGTATGTGATGTAGTGCCTGTCCTGACTGGTCTGTATCCCTCCGCCAGCTGTGATGAGAGTTTCAGTATGTGATGTAGTGCCTGTCCTGACTGGTCTGTATCCCTCCAGCTGTGATAAGAGTTTCAGTATGTGATGTAGTGCCTGTCCTGACTGGTCTGTATCCCTCCAGCTGTGATAAGAGTTTCAGTATGTGATGTAGTGCCTGTCCTGACTGGTCTGTATCCCTCCAGCTGTGATAAGAGTTTCTTTGAGGCCAAAGACCTGCAGCAGCACATGAACAAACACCTGGGACTCAAACCTTCCAGTGTCAGGTGGGAATAATCATTATTAGGTTATTAcattatgttattatgttatgttattagattatgttattatgttattacaTTATGTTATGTTATTAGATTATGTTATTAGATTACTTTATGTTATTAAATTATGTTATGTTATTAGATTATGTTATTAGATTATGTTATTAGATTAGATGTTATTAGATTAGATGTTATTATGTTATGAGATTACATTATGTTATTAGATTACATTATGTTATTACATTGTTATGTTATTAGATTATGTTATTAGATTATGTTATTAGATTACATTATGTTATTAGATTACATTATGTTATTACATTACGTTTTTTTATTACGTTATGTTGTTATGTTATGTTTTAGATTATGTTATTAGATTATGTTGTTATGTTATTAGATTACATTATGTTATTAGTTTACATTATGTTATGATATTATGTTATTAGATTAGTGTTATTACATTATGTTATCTTATTATGTTATGTTATTAGATTCCATTATTTTATTAGATTATGTTATTAGTATTATGTTATTAGATTATGTTATTAGATTATGTTATTACATTTGTTACTTATGTTTATTAGGTTATTACGTTATGTTATTACGTTATTATGTTATGTTATTAGTTATGTTATTATATTACATTGTATTAGATTATGTTATTAGATTATGTTTATTAGATTATGTTATTAGATTATGTTATTAGATTTGTATTAGTTATGTTATTAGATTATGTTATTACATTATGTTATTACGTTATTACGTTATGTATTACGTTATTATGTTATGTTATTACGTTATGTTAttatattacattgttattagattatgttattatattttattatgttattaGATGTTATGATATTAGATTGGATTGCAATTAGATTGTGTTATTGGATTAGATTGTGTTATTAGATTAGACTGTTATTGAATTGATTGTGTTATTATATTAGACTGTTATTGAATTAGATTGTGTTATTAGATTAGACTGTTATTGAATTAGATTGTGTTATTGGATTAGATTGTGTTATTAGATTGTGTTATTGGATTAGATTGTGTTATTAGATTGTGTTATTAGATTAGACTGTTATTGAATTAGATTGTGTTATTGGATTAGATTGTGTTATTAGATTAGACTGTTATTGAATTAGATTGTGTTATTGGATTAGATTGTGTTATTAGATTGTGTTATTGGATTAGATTGTGTTATTAGATTGTGTTATTAGATTAGACTGTTATTGAATTAGATTGTGTTATTAGATTGTGTTATTGGATTAGATTGTGTTATTAGATTGTGTTATTAGATTAGACTGTTATTGAATTAGATTGTGTTATTAGATTGTAAATAGATGATGTTATATATGATTGTTATTATTAGGTTCTATCATATCGTGAGGTGATAATGTGATAATGTTCTGTATTGTATCAGATCTGTGGAAGTCTTACAGCTGGAAGAAGGACTGGTACTCCCATGTCAAGTCCCACAGCGTGGCAGAGCCTTACAGGTGAGTCTCCACTAATGCGTTCACAGCTTTGACCTAGTCTATAGTCAAAATGTGAGAGAGACAGTCTTCTCTGTCAAATGAGTGAGGCAGGTTAAAGCACTTTGACACCTGTTGATGTAAAACGGGTTTAGTAGATGATATTTGATGATGCttctctgtcctgtaggtgtAATGTCTGTGGCttctctgtcctgtaggtgtAACGTCTGTGGCttctctgtcctgtaggtgtAATGTCTGTGGCttctctgtcctgtaggtgtAATGTCTGTGGCttctctgtcctgtaggtgtaatgtctgtagcttctctgtcctgtaggtgtAATGTCTGTGGCTTCACTGTCCTGTAGGTGTAACGTCTGTGGCttctctgtcctgtaggtgtAACGTCTGTGGCTTCTGTCCTGTAGGTGTAATGTCTGTGGCttctctgtcctgtaggtgtAATGTCTGTGGCTCTCTGTCCTGTAGGTGTAATGTCTGTGGCttctctgtcctgtaggtgtAACGTCTGTGGCttctctgtcctgtaggtgtAACGTCTGTGGCttctctgtcctgtaggtgtAAGTCTGTGGCttctctgtcctgtaggtgtAATGTCTGTGGCTTCTTGTCCTGTAGGTGTAATGTCTGTGGCttctctgtcctgtaggtgtAACGTCTTGGCttctctgtcctgtaggtgtAACGTCTGTGCttctctgtcctgtaggtgtAACGTCTGTGGCttctctgtcctgtaggtgtACGTCTGTGGCttctctgtcctgtaggtgtAACGTCTGTGGCttctctgtcctgtaggtgtAACTCTGTGGCttctctgtcctgtaggtgtAATGTCTGTGGCttctctgtcctgtaggtgtAATGTCTGTGGCttctctgtcctgtaggtgtAATGTCTGTGGCttctctgtcctgtaggtgtAACGTCTGTGGCttctctgtcctgtaggtgtAACGTCTGTGGCttctctgtcctgtaggtgtAACGTCTGTGgcttctctgtgctgtaggtgtaACGTCTGTGGCttctctgtcctgtaggtgtAACGTCTGTGGCttctctgtcctgtaggtgtAATGTCTGTGGCttctctgtcctgtaggtgtAATGTCTGTGGCttctctgtcctgtaggtgtAATGTCTGTGGCTTTTCTGTCCTGTAGGTGTAATGTCTGTGGTAAGGAGTTCTTTGAGAAGGCTCTGTTCAGGAGACACGTGAAGAAGGCCACGCACGGCAAGAAGGGCAGAGTAAAGCAGAacctagagagagagtgtgaacacTGTGGCAGGAAGTTCACCCAGCTCAGAGAGTACAGACGACACATGAACAACCACCagggtgagaccacacacacacaccacacacaaagccACACTCTGTCATTCTTCAACCTAATGGCAGCCCTGCCACTTGGTTTGCTATAAACCTGAGGgatgggggctggagaaatgtaaccaatccCGAGACGGAGCCGTCTATGCTGACGGTCAATGAGAGGAAcatctcaaacaacactgttcAACTGGGTCTTAATGTTGTCTCCGTCTGAAAAAGTCACTGGTCATATAGAGGTGTGTTGATTGGCTGGCTGGAGGATAAGGAAGTCTGTAGGATTACAACGTAGAGCTGTGTGTTTCCCCCGTCTTCTAACACGCGTCCTCTTCTCTCAGGAGTCAAACCCTTCGAGTGCCTGACGTGCGGCGTAGCCTGGGCCGACGCCCGCTCTCTGAAGAGACACGTACGTACCCACACCGGCGAGCGCCCGTACGTGTGTCCCGAGTGCCAGGAGGCCCACATCGATGCCCGCTCCCTACGGAAGCACATGGCCAAGTACCACGGCGACCTCCTGCCGGGGAAGATCATGCTGGAGAAAGATACGCTACAAGTTCCACAACCAGGGTACTCAGGTCGAACACGCCGTCTCCATCCTGGCGTCCGATCTCCCCCCGAGCTCCGGCCCGTCCAGCCGCCGCCGGCCGAGGAGATCGAGACGGTGCTGATCACGGAGGAGACTGTGGAGGCGGTAGAAGCGGTTCAGGCCGTTCAGGGTGACGGGGTCGCGACCTTGTCGGACCAGAGTATCATGCAAGTGGTGAACTATGTGCTGTCCCAGCACAGTGTGCTGCCTGGGGGGgtgaagatggagggagatgaaTGGCAGGAGGTTATACAGACCGTGGAGCAGCAGGAGGTTATACAGACCGTGGAGCAGCAGGAGGTAATACAGACCATGGAGCAGCAGGAGGTAATACAGACCATGGAGCAGCAGGAGGGAGATGAAGGGCAGGAGGTTATACAGACCTTGGAGCAGCAGGAGGTAATACAGACCGTGGAGCAGCAGGAGGTTACACAGACCGTGGAGCAGCAGGAGGTTACACAGACCTTGGAGCAGCAGGAGGTTACACAGACCGTGGAGCAGCAGGAGGTTACACAGACCGTGGAGCAGCAGGAGGTTGCACAGACCGTGGAGCAGCAGGAGGTTACACAGACCGTGGAGCAGCAGGAGTTACACAGACCGTGGAGCAGCAGGAGGTTACACAGATCTTGGAGCAGCAGGAGGTTACACAGACCGTGGAGCAGCAGGAGGTTACACAGACCTTGGAGCAGCAGGAGGTAACACAGACCTTGGAGCAGCAGGAGGTAACACAGACCTTGGAGCAGCAGGAGGTAACACAGACCTTGGAGCAGCAGGAGGTAACACAGACCTTGAGGCAGCAGGAGGTAACACAGACCTTGGAGCAGCAGGAGGTAACACAGACCTTGGAGGCAGCAAGGAGGTTTACACAGACCGTGGAGCAGCAGGAGGTTACACAGACCGTGGAGCAGCAGGAGGTTACACAGACCGTGGAGCAGCAGGAGGTTACACAGACTGTGGAGCAGTCTtaacactacacagctaattAAAATGACCAACTCATCAtgaagctttgatcatttgaatcagatgtgtagtgctaggCCAAAAACcaaacatgccccccccccccctttttggcACATTTGCAACAgccatttcctgcaatctagagcaaaAAAAAAGGTCTTGTATGATAAATAAAGTTAAGCAGGAGGTTACACAGACTGTGGAGCAGTCTtaacactacacagctaattAAAATGACCAACTCATCAtgaagctttgatcatttgaatcagatgtgtagtgctaggCCAAAAACcaaacatgccccccccccccctttttggcACATTTGCAACAgccatttcctgcaatctagagcaaaAAAAAAGGTCTTGTATGATAAataaagttaataaaaaataatttgttttcttattttattttattttacgtaGTGGCGCTGCTAGTCCACAAGGTGGCACTGCGCCCCCTCTTCCATTCTTTGAGGAGATCCCTGTAGTATCCCTGAATGAGATGGTCCGGTGACTAGGGCCGTGTGGTTACTCTATCCTCTGTGTAGAGTACATTACTGTCGACCAGGGACCCattgggctctgactgggccattaTGTACGGGGGGGTAAGGGGCCATTTGAGAGGCACCCCGGGAACGGTACATAACCCCCGGTGGAGTGACCGGTAGACTGCTTCCTCGTCCAAGATGGGACTGTGTGGAGTAACAGGTCATCTGGGGTTCAGCACGACACAAAAGGAAACTCATCTGTGTTGTTATTGGACAGATTGAGGTACTGCCTGGCTGTTTTCGTCCTGTTGACCAGCCCCCCTTGCTCTGCCTCAACCCAGAGACCATCCTTCTCTCTACAGTGGGACCGAAAGTACGATGTTGACTTTACTTTGGACTATGTACATTGAAATGAACTGAGGTTTGACTTTCTGTTCAATCTTGTGTATAATGTGTAAAATAGCGACAATCATTAAAATATTCTGACGTAATAATCTAGGTTAATTTACTTGCGTTCATGAAGTTACCCGATTTGTTGAATCTcaggagagatgtttgtttcgtAGAATTCTAAAAGAGTCCAGTTGAATCCAGACTCATTTACTGTTTCCTTCTGGACTTGTTTTCTTTCTCACGTCGTATCACCTGTTTCTAGCCTTGTTTTAAACCAGCCTGATCTGCCAGCTCACGTTCTGTTTGGGTCAATCTGGTTTCACAACACCTAAGTTCTTCCCTTCTTTTTTCCTTGTGTTGGTTAGAGTTCTGTTGggactttacaaattacctcgactaacgtGTACCCATTGACTTGGTACCCGTACCCCCgtctatatagcctcgttattgtcatgtcattttataacattttattgcatttttttactttattttatttggtaaatattttcttaactctatttcttg
This genomic window contains:
- the LOC112077656 gene encoding zinc finger and BTB domain-containing protein 11-like isoform X5, giving the protein MFCIVSDLWKSYSWKKDWYSHVKSHSVAEPYRCNVCGKEFFEKALFRRHVKKATHGKKGRVKQNLERECEHCGRKFTQLREYRRHMNNHQGVKPFECLTCGVAWADARSLKRHVRTHTGERPYVCPECQEAHIDARSLRKHMAKYHGDLLPGKIMLEKDTLQVPQPGYSGRTRRLHPGVRSPPELRPVQPPPAEEIETVLITEETVEAVEAVQAVQGDGVATLSDQSIMQVVNYVLSQHSVLPGGVKMEGDEWQEVIQTVEQQEVIQTVEQQEVIQTVEQQEVTQTVEQQEVTQTLEQQEVTQTVEQQEVTQTVEQQEVAQTVEQQEVTQTVEQQELHRPWSSRRLHRSWSSRRLHRPWSSRRLHRPWSSRR
- the LOC112077656 gene encoding zinc finger and BTB domain-containing protein 11-like isoform X3, with the translated sequence MFCIVSDLWKSYSWKKDWYSHVKSHSVAEPYRCNVCGKEFFEKALFRRHVKKATHGKKGRVKQNLERECEHCGRKFTQLREYRRHMNNHQGVKPFECLTCGVAWADARSLKRHVRTHTGERPYVCPECQEAHIDARSLRKHMAKYHGDLLPGKIMLEKDTLQVPQPGYSGRTRRLHPGVRSPPELRPVQPPPAEEIETVLITEETVEAVEAVQAVQGDGVATLSDQSIMQVVNYVLSQHSVLPGGVKMEGDEWQEVIQTVEQQEVIQTVEQQEVIQTLEQQEVIQTVEQQEVTQTVEQQEVTQTLEQQEVTQTVEQQEVTQTVEQQEVAQTVEQQEVTQTVEQQELHRPWSSRRLHRSWSSRRLHRPWSSRRLHRPWSSRR
- the LOC112077656 gene encoding zinc finger and BTB domain-containing protein 11-like isoform X1 codes for the protein MFCIVSDLWKSYSWKKDWYSHVKSHSVAEPYRCNVCGKEFFEKALFRRHVKKATHGKKGRVKQNLERECEHCGRKFTQLREYRRHMNNHQGVKPFECLTCGVAWADARSLKRHVRTHTGERPYVCPECQEAHIDARSLRKHMAKYHGDLLPGKIMLEKDTLQVPQPGYSGRTRRLHPGVRSPPELRPVQPPPAEEIETVLITEETVEAVEAVQAVQGDGVATLSDQSIMQVVNYVLSQHSVLPGGVKMEGDEWQEVIQTVEQQEVIQTVEQQEVIQTMEQQEVIQTMEQQEGDEGQEVIQTLEQQEVIQTVEQQEVTQTVEQQEVTQTLEQQEVTQTVEQQEVTQTVEQQEVAQTVEQQEVTQTVEQQELHRPWSSRRLHRSWSSRRLHRPWSSRRLHRPWSSRR
- the LOC112077656 gene encoding zinc finger and BTB domain-containing protein 11-like isoform X4; amino-acid sequence: MFCIVSDLWKSYSWKKDWYSHVKSHSVAEPYRCNVCGKEFFEKALFRRHVKKATHGKKGRVKQNLERECEHCGRKFTQLREYRRHMNNHQGVKPFECLTCGVAWADARSLKRHVRTHTGERPYVCPECQEAHIDARSLRKHMAKYHGDLLPGKIMLEKDTLQVPQPGYSGRTRRLHPGVRSPPELRPVQPPPAEEIETVLITEETVEAVEAVQAVQGDGVATLSDQSIMQVVNYVLSQHSVLPGGVKMEGDEWQEVIQTVEQQEVIQTVEQQEVIQTMEQQEVIQTVEQQEVTQTVEQQEVTQTLEQQEVTQTVEQQEVTQTVEQQEVAQTVEQQEVTQTVEQQELHRPWSSRRLHRSWSSRRLHRPWSSRRLHRPWSSRR
- the LOC112077656 gene encoding zinc finger and BTB domain-containing protein 11-like isoform X2, encoding MFCIVSDLWKSYSWKKDWYSHVKSHSVAEPYRCNVCGKEFFEKALFRRHVKKATHGKKGRVKQNLERECEHCGRKFTQLREYRRHMNNHQGVKPFECLTCGVAWADARSLKRHVRTHTGERPYVCPECQEAHIDARSLRKHMAKYHGDLLPGKIMLEKDTLQVPQPGYSGRTRRLHPGVRSPPELRPVQPPPAEEIETVLITEETVEAVEAVQAVQGDGVATLSDQSIMQVVNYVLSQHSVLPGGVKMEGDEWQEVIQTVEQQEVIQTVEQQEVIQTMEQQEVIQTLEQQEVIQTVEQQEVTQTVEQQEVTQTLEQQEVTQTVEQQEVTQTVEQQEVAQTVEQQEVTQTVEQQELHRPWSSRRLHRSWSSRRLHRPWSSRRLHRPWSSRR